A segment of the Panicum hallii strain FIL2 chromosome 1, PHallii_v3.1, whole genome shotgun sequence genome:
AGTTCATTCCTCTTGTTTTATCATTTTTTTCTGAAGAGAAGAGTATTCTCGTACTCTTATGTTCTATGCTTTGTAGTACTCATTAATGAAGCAGTATTTGTTTCATACCAGGTAATGCTGTATGTGGATATGGAGGTCAATGGGGTACCCTTGAAGGTATTAAAATTATCTCATATATCTGTTCCAGTATAATCAATTGAGCACTGACTATTCTTAGAACTGTATTGTCATATGAGATTCTAAATATCAGAAAACTAGCATATACTTTGCTGCCAAGTCCTATTGAATTTTATGTTGGTAACGTAACTGATATACTTGGTAATAATACTATCTACCCCAATGAACTTATCATGATTGTAACTTTTCCTTGCTATGTCTTCTCATGAACTTGCATTACTGTGGTGATAGTGATCATTGGATGAACTATTAGGATACAACAATGATTGGGATCTTATCTTTTCTTTCATCTGCAGGCCTTTGTGGACAGTGGAGCGCAGTCGACTATCATATCAAAAAGTTGTGCTGAACGTTGCGGGTATGATTATAAATAAATAGTTGACTGGAACTATTCCGATTTATATTTGTAATACCATGTTTTTTTTTGTGAATATTCAGAAAAGACCAAGAGTATTACATAGCAACCTTAGTTTGTCAAGCATCATGGAGTTTTACTATTTAAAGAGGATAACATATCATACGTGGACTAGTATAATTTAGGATATTACTCTATTTTTATGATGATACCATCCTCATCTTAACACCCTATTCAACTCTTATGGAATAGAGTACTGGTATTTTACTCGAATCCATACATAAACCATATTGGTTTATTGTTAGAGAATAAAATTTCTTCTAATtagttctttttttttggggggtgggggaggggtgggggggggggggggggtcaaaCCACACCTCTTTCATTTTTTAGTTTCAACTTTGTTTGTCTATGTTCAATGAATAAATTGGAAAGAAATAAATCGCTAATTCTTGACagtgaacttaaatgcacagttTTAGTATGTAGATACATCACATCTTATAATGCATTATGCAGGTTGTTGAGGCTTCTTGATCAGCGGTACCGAGGGGTTGCTGTTGGAGTTGGTCAATCGGAGATACTGGGAAGAATACATGTAGCTTCAATAAAGGTATGTTTGATTGCTATGATTTCACTGGTTTTTACAAATTTTCATTTGAGAATTGCAACAGCATGACTTCAAGCATGCTGCAATATTATTTGAGTCATTTATATATGCAATTTGAAGACAATTATTACCAAATTCATCTCTTGAGAAGAAAAAATAAATGAAATTGTTTGTTTCTGAATACCTTGGTTCTTCCTTGAGATGGATGAACCAAAGCCAAACTCCTATATTTGTGGAAGCCATGTGTACACTCCTACTTGGAATACAAGAGACTTTAGTGCCTTCTGACTCTCTGTCAAGATCTTAGTCTTTCTTGTATGTGTATACAGTAATACAAGCTTCAGTGCTTACGAGATTCTTAATAGATACATATACCATGTCAATTTGTTCAAAATACATTGACTAACAGCTCATGTTTGACAGATTGGGCATCTCTTCTATCATTGTTCTTTCACTGTATTGGATGCCCCCAATATGGAATTCCTATTTGGGCTTGATATGCTGCGAAAACATCAGGTATTTGCATGAGTTATTTTTGGACCAGTTCATTTAATTTGGCTGATTACACCTCATGCTTTTTCATTGTCCTACCCAGTGCATGATTGACCTAAAGGACAACGTTCTTAGAGTGGGAGGTGGTGAGGTTTCAGTGCCCTTCTTACAAGGTCAGTAGATTTTCTATAGTCCTCAATGATCTACTGAAATAAGCTACTGAAGAAGCTAGAACATCAGTTATTCTTAAATTTTCCTACATTTTCATCTGGTTATTCACATAATCAATTTGTAAGTTCCAATTCACCAATCAGTCTACTGTTGTATCTTCAGAGAAAGACATCCCTGCACATATACGAGATGAAGAGAAATTATCTAAGCTAGCATCTTCTCTCGGCCAAGCAACTGGAGTAAGCAAACTCACAGCCTTTGCATGATGTAGCTTTTACATTTTCTTCAACTATGATTTGTACATTGCCATATCCTTATTTACTTAATATATAATCCAGGAATCATCAAAGGCACGCGAGGGGACTCCTGATTTACCGCAACGAACTCCCCCCGCAGGTTAGTTTGATTTTCTCTAGTACTTCCATAATCCCTAGGACTACTAGCTTCTGATAACTGTACTAATTAAAAGCCACTACTATATTTTGCTCGCAGGAGCTCCAGTTGCGAATCCTCCACAGGTGAAGTCAAATCTCTTTCTGTATCTATTATCAGTTGATGCTTACTTTGTATTTACTGAATAACATCTGTCCTAACCATTTCTAGCAGGGAGGAGATTTCGAAGCAAAAGTCACGAAGCTCGTGGAACTTGGATTCGACCGAGCATCTGTAGTACAAGCGCTCAAGCTGTTTAACGGGAACGAGGAGCAGGCTGCTGCGTTCCTCTTTGGTGGTTAGAATCCTAAGAGCAGCCATTCCTGGCTTTCTGTTTGCTCAACCCTTTCCCAGGGTTGAATATTGACTGATACAAGTGATTTAGGAGATGGTTTCTCTTTGGAAAATTGCTTGGCCAATGCAAAGGCTTGACGCTCCGTATTTTCTCTTGTTTCTGTGAACAAAACATTCTTTCTTTCTGTACCTGATACGTAGACTGATACTCTGATAGACACCTGAATGCAAACAGATTTGTGAAGATTTCCCTTGTTGTTTATCTGCCTGTTTTTTTTttgggtgggggtgggggtggggggttGTGTTCTCGCAG
Coding sequences within it:
- the LOC112878790 gene encoding DNA damage-inducible protein 1 isoform X2, whose translation is MKVTVMTADEQILSLDVDPDESVENLKALLEVETRVPLRQQQLHFNGKEMQNSEKLSTIGVQDGDLVMMLPSNERASQDVVKLNPDGTAPNPQAFQQHVRGDSQLMAQLLQNDPQLAQAILGDDINELQNILRSRHQQRMELKRKQEEELALLYADPFDVEAQKKIEAAIRQKGIDENWEAAIEHNPEAFARVVMLYVDMEVNGVPLKAFVDSGAQSTIISKSCAERCGLLRLLDQRYRGVAVGVGQSEILGRIHVASIKIGHLFYHCSFTVLDAPNMEFLFGLDMLRKHQCMIDLKDNVLRVGGGEVSVPFLQEKDIPAHIRDEEKLSKLASSLGQATGESSKAREGTPDLPQRTPPAGAPVANPPQGGDFEAKVTKLVELGFDRASVVQALKLFNGNEEQAAAFLFGG
- the LOC112878790 gene encoding DNA damage-inducible protein 1 isoform X1, yielding MKVTVMTADEQILSLDVDPDESVENLKALLEVETRVPLRQQQLHFNGKEMQNSEKLSTIGVQDGDLVMMLPSNERASQDVVKLNPDGTAPNPQAFQQHVRGDSQLMAQLLQNDPQLAQAILGDDINELQNILRSRHQQRMELKRKQEEELALLYADPFDVEAQKKIEAAIRQKGIDENWEAAIEHNPEAFARVVMLYVDMEVNGVPLKAFVDSGAQSTIISKSCAERCGLLRLLDQRYRGVAVGVGQSEILGRIHVASIKIGHLFYHCSFTVLDAPNMEFLFGLDMLRKHQCMIDLKDNVLRVGGGEVSVPFLQEKDIPAHIRDEEKLSKLASSLGQATGESSKAREGTPDLPQRTPPAGAPVANPPQQGGDFEAKVTKLVELGFDRASVVQALKLFNGNEEQAAAFLFGG